The genome window ATTTCCTCTCCACCAGGTTTCCTAGTCAAGGCATTTTTAACCATCTGCTCATATAAAagggaaaataataacaataaaaacttgTTTGTCAGTAAAGGTGAAAGTTTAGAGGAATGTCAACAAACCTGTGAAAGACATATCTAGCAAGAAGCACTAACTTCTACTAACATTTTTTCATACAGGGCAAGTTGGGAACCACCATGTTTTGAATTTCAATTTGTATAACAATCTACAGTATAAATGGTGTCAactcaaaaatacaaaagacattttctgTTCTCAATTACCTCTTTTGCAGCCtctgacacagaaacatttGGTGCAGAACTGTCTTTGCTGGATCTACTGCGGCCTGCAGGAATGCCCTTTTCCCTGAGGTCACTGTCACTTGATGAAAGTGATATAGTGTCCGTGAGGGAAGATAATGTATCCGAGGAGGATGGTGTGGAATGAGCTAAAGGACAAAAATCTTTGGGAGAGATGATTTGGTTAACTTTCTTTAGGCTACTCCACAATGCCATTAATAACACAATTTCAATGTTCATGTTCAGACAACATTCTATACAAATATGACCCAGCCCTGTCCACTGTCATGTATATTGCATGAAGACAGGTCAATGTCATCTGCATCAAGAGCAAAAGAACTTGGCTCTACATTGAGTGGGCTATACTCTGAAAATTTAAGTTATGATAACATTTACCTTCATCTGAAATCTTTTCACGTATTGTCAGGCATAGGTCTGGTTGGGCCTCCAGTAACTCCAGAAAAATGTCTTCTTCGACAGCTGTGTCAGTTTCATCGAAAATATCAAGGTCAGCAGCATCCGGAAGTCCAAACTTGGTTTTGGCTTTACAAAAAGATAAGCATAATGTCACCTAAAATGCctgaaaaacttttttaaaaactaattttgacttttttatttagCTAATATTTATTAACAGCTGTTTTACCTGTCTTTAAAATGGTTAAATTAGACAAGTCTGCAGCAACAATATAGGCCTAGGCCTACTGCTCTGTactgtttttaatgtcacaCATTAAAATACAATGTGTTAACATTTAATTCGTTTTTTAAATAGATGAGATGCAAACATGATGAACTGATACATGTGCAACAAATTTTGTTCTGCCAGGTTATCTTACCTTCACTGATGAATTCTAGATAAGTGAATCCTGCGTGCAATTTAATGTACTTCTTTACATTGAGGTATTTCACTTTCAGCAACATGTCTTACAACAGCACCTGGTGGAGAGAAGGGGGCACAGAATATTTTTTACCATATATTTAAACCATAGCTTAAGTGGCAACAAATCCGGACAACTTTAAGAAAATATTAGGCTATACATTGTGTGATGATCTGTGAAGGGGTGACAGACCACTTCAACCTCAGGAACATAATTTGGCTTCCCCCTGCGCACTAAAATAGCTGAACTTGGGTACACAGAAATAGCATCCAATGAattatccacccatccacatgtTTATAAGACGACAACGGCGATCTTCTCGTCTGCACGCAGGCTAGATACTTAGTTCTGCTATGTTGCGAGTAAATCGCTGTAGCCTACTTGGGGAAAAGCATCTCTGTTTAAACCATGTCAGGATGATAATCCACATAAAATTTCCTGTTGAACGCACACCTGCCTTCATCACGCTTTCACTTATGACAACAAATATCCCTTATACTGTAAATTAATGAGTGCAAGTCTTACATTTATATCGGGAGTTTCTGACACATGCACAGCCGTCTGGCTAGTTGCTACTTTGTGGTGGTTGTTTTGTGACACGACATGCTAGGATTATCAGTGGAGGCGACGTCAACGACCCTCAGTCGTTATACCGCTTTGTCTTAAACACTGGATGGTAGCCTATTTCACTAAAACTGTAGAAAAGGGGAAAATGTTCCCTTAGATTAGGCCTACTACAacatagggctgctcgattatggcaaaaatgataatcacgattattttcactgaaattgagatctcgattatttgacgatatttatttaacaataacaatgtattgaataatgactttaaagattgtcaaaaaataatataaaatagtgtgcaaatactgataacagtgcaaatgtttgcaatataaaaaataaatgaaaaatgtaaacatctatgtttagtgaacgttgcagtgttgctctgtggtgcagctacaacactgtagcaaagtttacacactatgtctacttgatccacgtctgactccgcgaacccataatgtttccacaccactgaagttttttttacctctcttttcaaccaacggcagtcactctcctctccaaataacttctgcttagctttccgagcttccctcgcgtcctcttaattgttgtgacacgtgttcgaaatgcagagaggtgcgctcgatttgccacacggagcagcgcgagagtaaagcacgagggaggggctaataatcggctcagtcatttttaatgatcgttgaaagcccagatcgtaatcgtgattaaaattcgattaattgagcagccctactacAACATGTATGATATATCCTAACCGTTAGCAAGCAATCCATGCACAAACGCAGCGCGCCTTGCTTGGTCACTAACATCTAACAGAATTCCATAACCCCCTGCCACTTCAAAGATTTGTAGGCTAGGCTACTGCTAAACTCGCTGGTAGCACGTGTAATTAGCCTATCTTGACGCTTTCCAAAACTTGACTTGAACGTCTCCATGTGATTGTTTAGTTCACTTTTAAATAGGATATTTCTGAGGCGAATGTTCCTTCCCTTAAAAGCAGTGGGCTAAACGCATTTGTCTTAGCTGCCAGCTAGGCTAccacaaattcaaattttaacattacatttaacatatcCAGAGGATAGCTAACTCCTCCCTCGTTTCATTTAATAAGCATTGAACACTGGAAAGCATTTCTCTTATGACATTAGAACTAACTAGAATTGAGAATTATATTAAGCACGCATTTATTTTCGCTGCAATATTAACTTGTTATAGAGGATAGTTTAGCTACCTAAGCTAACGAATCCCATCTCTTACCGCAGATGAATACACTCCACATTAGGAAAATATTGCATGCTTCTGATAAATAATGTTATAGGCTAGTTAGTTACAATATttaataatgataaaataacATAGGTCTTGTTGTATAGTTCTTACCTGAACAACCTCCTCGATCTTGACAGCAAACTTCTGGCGGACTCCTCATGCCCATGAGCGCGAAAAACCCGGATGTGGAAATCAACTCCAAATGAGTGTTATAGTATTGACTCTTTGAAATAACTCCGGCTACAGAGCTTTTTCAGCACCGTTAGTGTTACTGTAACTCTCAAACCAACACTTTTCAACTCGAAATTTTTAACACCAGTAATTTTAACTCACATCAACACTTCGGATTTTGCTGTGTATGATCTAAATATGAGATGTATGCATTTTCAGGAGTTACAGTTAGGACCAAAGTATTTGGACAGTAGCTTTGCAGTAGTAgtattgcattaactgtttaggaCATATGACTTACATACATATGGACCTgctgagctctctctctctctctctcacttatatatacatatatatatatatatatacttatatatatatgtatatataagtataaataagtataagtataaataaaacataactgAAATGTCTGAGCTTGGTTTCTTAAGTAAGGGATGGATAACTGCATGCTTAAACTCACTTGGTGATTGACCTGACAAGAGCCTGGTATTGATGGTATTGATTATGTTCAGAATATGTGGTCCAACAGTAGAAGTAAAAACAGGGAGGAGTGATATCATTTGGAGAACCACACAGTTTAGCATTTAACACGAGTTTCCCTAGTTCAGGTAGAGCAATTGGTTGGAAAGAAATAAGCAAACTTGAACAGGAAACATGCACAAATGGATCAACGGGAGATAATGTAGAAGGTTTCAAACTGGCAACCTTATCCACAAAGAAGGTAAGAAACTTGAAACAACTAAACGATCAGACCAGTCAACCACAAAGATCGAATTCAAAGAGATCAGACAGACGTGtggacatgactgggggaacaGGCAAGTAACACCAAAGGGAACTAACATCAAACAAGGAATAACTGTCACGGACCCGGTTCTATAGGGACTCGGGGTCCATGAGCAGTGTGGACCATTATTAtcctcattattattattatagtataTGGTGTttgtttgctgcactgtgctgtGTTCTCGTGTTCCATGCTTGTGGGTGTGCGTGTGTATAGGCAGGTGTGTGTGGATGCCGGTGTTTCTGAGAGcaccttcaggcctggtgggtgtggccctgccaggtggttggccacacctgaagaccatcacacagctgatcaagcttcgTTGGAGGAGCCGCTTTAAAGTGTGGTGGAGCTCTCTCCaacgctggatcgttgagtgacTACCCGTCAGGGATTCCAGCAAAATCAGTGAGTGCTAGTCTGTTGCTGTTTAGTTGTATGTTAACAGCTGCCTCTGTGGATTTTCCAGCAGGAGTGCGGGAACAGGAGAGCAGCAAGCAAATGTTTCACGGGAGCGGGGACACGGAGCACGAGCACTTGAAAGAAACACAGCACGGGAGTTGGATTTATTGTTGTGTACTATTTACTTCACTGCAAATAAACGCACTGCATTCATCGCacagagtcctgcattttgggtcttCCTTCCCCACACACCCACAGTTGGCCAGTGTGAACTGTGACAATAGAACCAGAAACATATAGCAAAAAACTCAGAAGTGCTAGGAAACAAAACTGTACTCAAAGGATGAAACAGTAAAGAACTAGAAcatcacttttaaaaaacaaataaatcatgaacccacaaaactcaaaacactgggtcattgGACCACCACAAAATCATTGTTACATCACTTTCTGCAGAGGATTTACAATAAGGTGCAAGCCactgttttacacacacaaaaaaagggaATATCAAATTAGATTTAGccacaaaataacttaaagggTCTGCCCAAttctggaaaatattatttggGCAGATGAAATCCAAATTTACTTCTACCGAATAATGGGAAGAGAAAACTGAGAAGCAAATGAGTACTTCATGAGCACACCAAAGCACACCACATTATCTGTCAAACATGATGAAGTAATATTATGGGcatgtatggctgccagtgggACGGGACCGCTAATGTTTATTGATCCTATGTCTGGTGATAAAAGAAACAGGATGACTTCTGAAGTGTACAGGATTATAATCTGTTCAGATTAATTTAAACACTCTAAAATTGATCTGACAGGTTTTGAACAATAGCCTATAGCATTCTCCAAAAGCAACCCAACCTTTTTTTCAGGGAATAAAATGGGATATTCTTCAATCACCAATGCAATCACTTGAACTCAGCTCAACAGAGCATACTGTTAGTTGACTTCTGAGAAGCATACAATCTATTAAAATTTATACAAGTTTTACCCTCAGCACAGACAAAGAACCCCAAAATTCCCTGActattacattaatgttaaagTTTAGTTTACACAGAGAATCCAACTAAATAATCCTGAGCAGCAACTGCTAATGTAAATGGAAAAACATAATGAATTCAGCGGCTGAGTCAGCTATTCCATGAATGAATCCGCAGGCCTTCACTTCAGTGATAACTGTGAGACAGACACAGGTGGACAAGGCCTGGTGCTGAGCACTACACAcaatctctctctcgctctctctcaaacacacacacacacacacacacacacacacacacacacacacacacacacacacacggcctaGAGGGTATAAAAGAGTCATGGACGGAAGCCTTCATTGCAGAAGATTTCAGGAAACTGCAGACATGTTTAGGTTTCTTGTGCTGACCTCTCTTGCAGCCCTTGGTAAGAACTGTCTTCTTCTCCTTTGACATTAttgcaaaagacaaaaatcttTTCGATCACTTGAACGCTTGATGGCATACTGTTGTACTTTCCATGTCTCTACCTTGTCTAGTGCTGGCTGAGCCCCAGCCCAGGTTTCTGGAGGATGATCGTACACAGGAGAGAGTGGTGGGTGGTGAGGTGGCCAGACCCCACTCCTGGCCCTGGCAGGTACTTGATACTTTACAAATGCTTTAAAAAGTCCAAAAATGCAAATCAAAACAGAATGCAGGGATTTTCAGATTTcgtaaacccatattttattccagaTAGGTCTTCAGTACCTATCTGGAGGCTCCTACTACCACACCTGTGGAGGGACCCTGATCAGGAGAGGATGGGTCATGACTGCTGCTCACTGTGTGGACACGTGCGTGTTACACAGGATATTCTTATGACTTAACTTCATCAAAAAATCTTGGctttacatttttcttattgCATATCAGTCTTCTATTTAATAAACTAGCAAAAAAACTACATAGTTTTTTTGTGaactgatttattattattattgatttattataatataattaaAGAGATGTAAATTTCATCTTCCCACAGCCCCAGAACCTGGCGTGTTGTTCTTGGGGATCACGACATCTATACCCATGAGGGCACAGAGCAGTACATGACCGTGAGTCAGGTCTACGTCCACCCCAGTTGGAACTCCAACAATGTTGCAGGCGGGTTAGTGATATCATGATCTGACACACATTTGCATGCacaaattttatatatatatggtgtGCATATATTTTTCAAGTAAAATCTTTAAAATTGGCAAATTGGGGCATATTTATTCTGTATCCTTAAAGACTTAATGATATTTTAGAAGATGAACAAAACGTGTTATTCATTGAAGTGACTGTGTGCTGGTCTCTCAGGTATGACATTGCCCTCCTGCGTCTGACATCTGATGCTACTCTCAATAACTACGTCCAGCTCGCCGCTCTGCCTCCTGCTAACCAGGTTTTGCCTAACAACAACCCCTGCTATATCAGTGGATGGGGTCGCACCCAGAGTGAGTCTGACATAAGGATATCATGCATTTACACTATACAGTAAATTATTCGGTGCAGTGCTAGCATACATGGGAAAGCAATCTGTAAGAACCATAAAGTCAAGAGAGGGTTTTTTCACCCAGATTTTTTTCAAGACACAGTTGTATTGTGAGTCTTTTTTCTGTACTGCTGTACACAGCTGGAGGTCAGATCTCCGCCCAGCTGAAGCAGGCCTCTCTGCCTGTTGTTGACCACAATACCTGCTCCAGCAGCGGATGGTGGGGGAGCACAGTGAAGACCACCATGGTTTGTGCTGGTGGCGGCAGCAATTCTGGCTGTCAGGTGAGCCAAGAGCATTATGAAGTATTTTAGGCCAGAGCGATTGTTTCATGCTTTTTACTTAGCAACGCTTTGTTGTTTAAAGTGTAATATCCAGGAGTGTTAAGTTGGTAATGCGTAAATAATTTATTAAGTCTTTTGAATCTGTAATAAACCATCAGCAAGAAAAATAGGTTTGCTATGTGGTTAATAACCTTTTAGGGTTGAGATGAGTTAAAATCTAGAACTTCATTATTAGCTACAAACAAAGATGAACACTGTCTTCATTCATTGTAATATTTAACAAACGTTGAACCTTGTTTTTTTAAGCTCTTTAGCAAACAGGTGTGTCAGCCCTAAAAAATGTTTGGGTATAAACAGACAGGAAGAAACGCTGGAAAGAAGTTGTTCTATTTCAGTCCCATGTCACTGTAACAGAGTGACATTTAATGTCTCCCACTGAGTTGGAAGCTGACCCCTTCCTGTCAAGGAAGATATTTTGGGGGGCACATGTGGGATTACTTGCTGCTTCAGCAGGGCATAAGTCACTTACAATAATTCAAGCAAGTGCTTAAGCTGCACAAAGTGCATGTTGTAAACTTGTGTTCTGCACAAACTTGCTTTAGGCTGAGTGAGATGTTAGCTGGACATTGGAAGTtgggaagtagttaagtgcacTGGCAAATTTGCTCTTGACTTTACCCAAAATgcataaatgatttttttttgcttgtctgTGATGTAACCTTTCGAATGCAGGGTGACTCTGGTGGCCCCCTGAACTGCAGTGTTGGTGGCCAGTATGTTGTCCATGGTGTGACCAGCTTTGTGTCCTCCTCGGGCTGCAATGCCTACCGGAAGCCTACTGTCTTCACCCGCGTCTCTGCTTACATCAGCTGGATGAACAGTGTTAGTATTTTATAACCATTAATATAGATCACAGCATTTTAAAACACTGTGTTTGAGTTACTGTGTGTGGTAATGTTTTATTAGTCTTACTAATGCAGTAAATAGAAGATTTCATAGTTAATTTAATCCATTCAATTCTTACAAatatttttgcagcattttgtgCAGGTTGATTGTTGTGGTAATCATGTAATGATTCATTTGTCCTTGCTTTGCCAGATCATGGGTTGAGAAGAGTGATCATCTCCATGGAAACACTCTGGATTCACCTCAGTTTCTTACTCCATCAGAATaaaatgtccttcaatgcacatgtGCCTCactatgttttttgtttttgcttttttgtgcttttttttagtGTTGCATATAAAAGATTTGGCCATTAAAGTATTTAAAAGCAT of Maylandia zebra isolate NMK-2024a linkage group LG5, Mzebra_GT3a, whole genome shotgun sequence contains these proteins:
- the LOC101480856 gene encoding elastase-1; this translates as MDGSLHCRRFQETADMFRFLVLTSLAALVLAEPQPRFLEDDRTQERVVGGEVARPHSWPWQIGLQYLSGGSYYHTCGGTLIRRGWVMTAAHCVDTPRTWRVVLGDHDIYTHEGTEQYMTVSQVYVHPSWNSNNVAGGYDIALLRLTSDATLNNYVQLAALPPANQVLPNNNPCYISGWGRTQTGGQISAQLKQASLPVVDHNTCSSSGWWGSTVKTTMVCAGGGSNSGCQGDSGGPLNCSVGGQYVVHGVTSFVSSSGCNAYRKPTVFTRVSAYISWMNSIMG